In Nicotiana tabacum cultivar K326 chromosome 2, ASM71507v2, whole genome shotgun sequence, the following proteins share a genomic window:
- the LOC107782690 gene encoding uncharacterized protein LOC107782690 isoform X5, producing MPLNRYQIRNEYSLADPELYKAADKDDPEALLEGVAMAGLVGVLRQLGDLAEFAAEIFHDLHEEVMATAARGHSLTVRVQQLEAEFPLIEREFLSQTNHSSFFYNAGTDWHPNPRIGQNMVTSGDLPRFVMDSYEECRGPPRLFLLDKFDVAGAGACLKRYTDPSSFKVETSSYSFTTSDVQREKKTRKSKKRGSRWRNGETPEVLPTSHAKLHQLFLEERIENGINVPAHRVKLKRKLNGFPFDPKTGKSYMNKFLEATSPEHRVVHEIGIDSSPLRLTSTDAYETSMDTEDIRPPSPDKEVMRRNKSASSSPSPPQSEESNALKPCLDEVVEDLYHDQIRAISRPNDTLQSTDLLPSTHSMVDEKEIAMDGESRTEGSVGYESDDVASEIDNYVDALTTMESELETDSEQRAKKDLHFLNSKNQVLLLSSSSEKLQTQSSDSHSMGNSTLSDDGNSYSKKEISSFSCSDSPSTSVESVLLESEISSKEAKTSDISYDRQSVNEETQLPQPPEHGDYDKRCIMVAREHSGSCDSGMRAETSEKFVAHGKSENPLTSIAEDAADLHASPPRAPIIFNAPERNGDNSPSRASIEDKLADDSMDGNLNVGENVSCASNPSDVPRRASGILPWSKSPKVQRKSKLDNDADLHVSPPCAPVIFNAPEQNEDDSPSRVSIEDKLAHDSVDGNLSVGENVFRASNPSDVPRRATGKLPWSKSPKIQHESKLDNDDMNLQLHNLDREDPLLGEDLTCLYNLSDGPSKEGDTSPSSSSLAVNHPNHLNGLGNENSNGISEGSVQKLDILGAPDKECGKHSWYTMSHDKTAEDTYMKKPHNLTTTEIEDGDADGEHEETCGAFSDAVTSEPGDISKNCGVDGLDFFDALNPQIPEIANDIQPLESGKVEISCSKQENYDEVSSMTKFEEKDSIVPSELLYASASTGSITSQHLESLIKEAILSDETEHKIDKSDVTDETASLAALAYKEDIDDLHSSLDQKRFSEESVCLIGHSSQNDLETDLPDGLVESKFEIQIADSPDSNSFVHDASNYHHPESEVLDTLSDNKLSFDAENILESNTASSQSPLSLDTEQVSSQGKNVVDSTEDASSLQTISLEEGKDELKDDQLNEELLDNDVLSPLMEQMQPSSHVDRASDASSLSLLPNLPSQDAEPDVIAHSSNQDPQPLLTDNCAEERAESAIHEHDKMEVLDNGESKSEPLALLAQPQQVDSFDLEQSAESSSIASPTFSPRQPSFPELLSQSNQDSLTSFPIHHSDKKEDEIPCKEPDEEKLIDEGATKEELLPQFEEARLSNHADIVGAVSASSIPFMANVPCQTSVSNPLPLSSHNVNPFEHGNTMISTSPGFVLLPGEPQIDLAEMPPLPPLPPIQWRMGKLHSSPDLDEELTQHHIGANSSSLPPRTDQNDQPVNRNMALSAVATESTALSCGNSSRFIDPGDKHSINPHFPLPGQYHEVQQSSLHAMRGGETQPVNSISDVTSLDKPSTDALGSSEELIQPLSRVAPEFLSDEQGYDHLEQHMPVTDGIKPKAAPINTGLTDASESLCHEPSQPQFQPQSQHHPLHQLAPETSLNRSNLEETPTRLEKNVVAHGTIIPSYTENAKPDHSIPTTEAEIIWPAVEEGNANGIRMVKLQRPRTPLIDDLAVHDKSKLRKVTERVRPEIQKDDERDSLLEQIRKKSFNLKPTVATRPSIQGPQTNLRVAAILEKAKTIRQAFAGSDEEDDEDSWSDS from the exons ATGCCGTTGAATAGGTATCAGATAAGGAACGAGTACAGCTTGGCTGATCCAGAGCTGTATAAAGCTGCTGATAAAGATGATCCAGAAGCTCTACTTGAAGGCGTTGCTATGGCTGGCCTTGTCGGTGTTTTACGCCAGCTCGGTGACCTCGCCGA GTTTGCTGCTGAGATATTCCATGACTTACATGAAGAAGTGATGGCAACTGCTGCTAGGGGCCACAGTTTGACAGTCAGGGTCCAGCAGCTTGAAGCAGAATTTCCTTTGATTGAGAGGGAATTCCTCTCACAGACCAATCACTCTTCCTTCTTCTATAATGCTG GTACTGATTGGCATCCTAATCCGCGAATCGGCCAAAATATGGTTACAAGTGGAGATTTGCCTCGATTTGTGATGGACTCGTATGAAGAATGCAGAGGTCCACCTCGCTTATTCCTTCTAGACAA GTTTGATGTTGCTGGAGCTGGAGCATGTCTGAAACGTTATACTGACCCTTCATCTTTTAAAGTGGAGACATCCTCTTATTCATTCACAACTTCAGATGTTCAGAGGGAAAAGAAAACTCGCAAGTCAAAG AAGAGAGGCTCGCGCTGGAGGAATGGGGAGACACCTGAGGTGTTGCCTACATCACATGCCAA ACTCCATCAGCTTTTCTTGGAGGAACGCATTGAAAATGGTATAAATGTTCCTGCACATCGCGTGAAACTGAAAAGAAAGCTGAATGGATTTCCATTTGACCCGAAAACTGGAAAGAGCTATATGAACAAGTTCTTGGAGGCTACTTCGCCAGAGCATAGAGTAGTCCATGAAATTGGTATCGATTCATCACCTTTGAGATTGACATCAACTGATGCTTATGAAACTTCGATGGACACTGAAGATATTAGACCACCGAGTCCTGATAAAGAGGTGATGCGGAGGAACAAGAGTGCATCTTCATCTCCTTCTCCACCACAAAGTGAAGAGAGCAATGCTCTAAAGCCATGCTTAGATGAAGTCGTTGAGGATCTCTACCACGATCAAATTCGAGCAATTTCCAGACCAAACGATACTTTGCAATCAACTGATTTATTGCCATCTACTCATAGCATGGTTGATGAAAAGGAAATAGCAATGGATGGAGAAAGCCGAACAGAAGGAAGTGTTGGTTATGAGTCTGATGATGTTGCAAGTGAAATAGATAATTATGTAGATGCCCTAACCACAATGGAGTCAGAATTAGAAACAGACTCCGAGCAGAGAGCCAAAAAGGATTTGCACTTCTTGAACAGCAAAAATCAAGTGTTACTTCTGTCTTCTAGCAGTGAGAAGCTTCAAACTCAATCTTCAGATTCTCACTCAATGGGGAACTCTACATTATCTGATGATGGGAATAGTTATTCTAAGAAGGAAATATCTAGTTTTTCTTGTTCTGATTCCCCTAGCACTTCTGTTGAAAGTGTCCTTTTGGAGAGCGAAATTTCTAGTAAGGAAGCAAAGACATCTGACATTTCATATGATCGGCAATCTGTTAATGAGGAGACTCAATTGCCCCAGCCTCCAGAACATGGTGATTATGATAAAAGATGCATTATGGTAGCTAGGGAACACAGTGGCAGTTGCGACTCTG GGATGAGAGCTGAAACAAGTGAAAAGTTTGTCGCCCATGGCAAGAGTGAAAATCCTTTAACTAGCATTGCAGAAGATGCAGCAGATTTGCATGCCAGTCCACCCCGTGCTCCTATTATCTTTAATGCGCCAGAACGGAATGGAGATAATTCACCATCTAGAGCATCCATTGAAGACAAGCTAGCAGATGATTCAATGGATGGAAATTTGAATGTAGGTGAGAATGTGTCTTGTGCATCAAATCCTTCTGATGTTCCTCGCCGCGCCAGCGGTATCTTGCCGTGGTCAAAATCTCCTAAAGTCCAGCGCAAAAGCAAGTTAGATAATGATGCAGATTTGCATGTCAGTCCACCCTGTGCTCCTGTTATCTTCAATGCACCAGAACAGAACGAAGATGATTCACCATCTAGAGTATCCATTGAAGACAAGCTAGCACATGATTCGGTTGATGGAAATTTGAGTGTAGGTGAGAATGTGTTTCGTGCATCAAATCCTTCTGATGTTCCTCGCCGCGCCACCGGTAAGTTGCCATGGTCAAAATCTCCTAAAATCCAGCATGAAAGCAAGTTAGATAATGATGATATGAATCTG CAGTTGCACAATTTGGACCGTGAGGATCCATTATTGGGTGAAGATTTAACCTGCTTATATAATCTTTCTGACGGTCCATCAAAAGAAGGTGACACCTCACCTTCATCTTCATCATTGGCTGTAAACCATCCAAATCATCTAAATGGTTTAGGCAATGAGAATTCAAATGGTATTTCTGAGGGTTCAGTTCAAAAGCTGGATATATTGGGTGCTCCTGACAAAGAATGTGGCAAACACTCATGGTATACCATGTCTCATGATAAAACTGCTGAAGATACATACATGAAAAAGCCACATAACCTGACCACCACAGAGATTGAAGATGGTGATGCAGATGGAGAGCATGAAGAGACGTGTGGGGCATTCAGTGATGCAGTTACGTCTGAGCCGGGAGACATCAGTAAGAACTGTGGAGTAGATGGCCTCGATTTTTTTGATGCGCTCAACCCTCAGATTCCAGAAATTGCAAATGATATTCAGCCACTTGAATCTGGAAAAGTGGAGATTTCATGTTCTAAGCAGGAAAATTATGACGAAGTTTCAAGTATGACGAAATTTGAGGAAAAAGATAGTATTGTCCCCAGTGAGCTTTTGTATGCAAGTGCATCTACTGGTTCAATTACCTCTCAACATCTCGAATCATTGATCAAAGAAGCAATACTCTCAGATGAGACAGAACATAAGATAGATAAATCTGATGTCACAGATGAGACTGCTTCTCTTGCTGCATTGGcgtataaagaagatattgatgATCTACACTCATCTTTAGATCAGAAAAGGTTTTCAGAAGAATCTGTTTGCTTAATTGGACATTCCAGCCAGAATGACTTGGAAACTGATCTACCTGATGGCCTTGTAGAATCAAAGTTCGAGATACAGATAGCTGATTCCCCAGATTCTAATTCCTTCGTGCATGATGCATCCAACTATCATCATCCCGAGTCGGAGGTTCTTGACACTCTTTCGGACAACAAACTTTCTTTTGATGCTGAAAACATTTTGGAATCAAACACTGCTTCCAGTCAGTCACCATTAAGCTTGGATACTGAACAAGTATCCTCCCAAGGGAAGAATGTTGTTGATTCCACTGAAGATGCTTCATCATTGCAAACTATTTCTCTTGAAGAAGGAAAGGATGAATTAAAAGATGATCAACTCAATGAGGAATTACTGGACAATGATGTATTATCACCTCTCATGGAGCAGATGCAGCCTTCAAGTCATGTTGACCGAGCATCAGATGCTTCTTCCCTATCTTTGTTGCCAAACCTTCCAAGTCAAGATGCAGAGCCAGATGTTATAGCCCACAGCAGCAATCAAGATCCTCAACCCTTGCTAACTGATAACTGTGCAGAAGAGAGGGCTGAGTCAGCAATCCACGAGCATGATAAAATGGAGGTGCTGGATAATGGTGAGTCGAAGTCAGAGCCATTAGCTCTGTTAGCCCAGCCACAACAGGTGGATTCATTTGACCTTGAACAATCTGCTGAATCTTCTTCAATTGCTTCACCAACATTTAGTCCCCGTCAACCTTCATTTCCAGAGCTTTTATCACAGAGCAATCAAGACAGTTTGACATCTTTTCCAATCCACCACTCTGACAAAAAAGAGGACGAGATACCATGTAAAGAACCAGACGAAGAGAAATTGATAGATGAAGGTGCTACTAAAGAGGAGCTGTTACCTCAGTTTGAAGAGGCACGCCTCTCCAATCATGCTGATATAGTTGGAGCCGTCAGTGCTTCTTCTATACCATTTATGGCAAATGTTCCTTGTCAAACTTCAGTTTCAAATCCCTTACCTCTTAGCAGCCATAATGTCAATCCTTTTGAACACGGGAATACAATGATTTCTACCTCTCCTGGCTTTGTCCTGCTTCCTGGTGAACCCCAGATTGATCTGGCGGAAATGCCCCCATTGCCTCCTCTTCCTCCAATTCAATGGAGGATGGGAAAATTACATTCTTCCCCTGATTTGGATGAGGAGCTAACACAGCATCATATAGGCGCCAATTCATCAAGTCTGCCACCTAGGACTGATCAGAATGATCAACCTGTCAATCGAAACATGGCACTGTCAGCTGTAGCTACAGAGAGTACAGCTCTCAGTTGTGGAAACAGTAGTAGGTTTATTGATCCAGGTGATAAACACTCCATAAACCCTCACTTCCCATTGCCAGGTCAATATCATGAGGTGCAGCAGTCTAGTTTGCATGCCATGAGAGGAGGGGAAACACAGCCTGTTAATTCTATCTCAGATGTAACTTCTCTGGATAAACCTTCTACCGATGCTTTGGGTTCAAGTGAAGAACTTATCCAACCACTGAGTAGAGTTGCTCCAGAATTTCTTTCAGACGAACAAGGCTATGATCATTTGGAACAACATATGCCAGTAACTGATGGAATAAAACCAAAAGCAGCTCCTATAAATACAGGGCTTACAGATGCTTCTGAGTCATTATGCCATGAACCATCTCAGCCCCAGTTCCAGCCCCAGTCCCAGCATCATCCCCTCCATCAGTTAGCACCAGAGACTAGCTTAAACAGATCCAATCTTGAAGAGACCCCCACAAGATTGGAGAAAAATGTGGTGGCTCACGGCACCATTATTCCATCATATACAGAAAATGCAAAGCCTGATCACAGTATTCCAACTACAGAGGCGGAAATTATTTGGCCAGCTGTCGAGGAAGGAAACGCTAATGGGATCCGCATGGTGAAACTACAAAGACCACGGACTCCATTAATTGACGATCTTGCTGTGCATGACAAAAGCAAA TTGAGAAAGGTGACAGAGCGGGTTAGGCCTGAAATACAGAAGGATGATGAAAGAGATTCTCTCTTGgaacaaataaggaaaaag TCATTCAATTTGAAACCTACAGTTGCAACAAGACCTAGTATTCAGGGTCCTCAAACTAATCTGAGAGTTGCTGCCATTTTGGAGAAAGCAAAAACAATTCGCCAG GCCTTTGCTGGAagtgatgaagaagatgatgaggatTCTTGGAGTGATTCATGA
- the LOC107782690 gene encoding uncharacterized protein LOC107782690 isoform X3: protein MPLNRYQIRNEYSLADPELYKAADKDDPEALLEGVAMAGLVGVLRQLGDLAEFAAEIFHDLHEEVMATAARGHSLTVRVQQLEAEFPLIEREFLSQTNHSSFFYNAGTDWHPNPRIGQNMVTSGDLPRFVMDSYEECRGPPRLFLLDKFDVAGAGACLKRYTDPSSFKVETSSYSFTTSDVQREKKTRKSKKRGSRWRNGETPEVLPTSHAKLHQLFLEERIENGINVPAHRVKLKRKLNGFPFDPKTGKSYMNKFLEATSPEHRVVHEIGIDSSPLRLTSTDAYETSMDTEDIRPPSPDKEVMRRNKSASSSPSPPQSEESNALKPCLDEVVEDLYHDQIRAISRPNDTLQSTDLLPSTHSMVDEKEIAMDGESRTEGSVGYESDDVASEIDNYVDALTTMESELETDSEQRAKKDLHFLNSKNQVLLLSSSSEKLQTQSSDSHSMGNSTLSDDGNSYSKKEISSFSCSDSPSTSVESVLLESEISSKEAKTSDISYDRQSVNEETQLPQPPEHGDYDKRCIMVAREHSGSCDSVAGMRAETSEKFVAHGKSENPLTSIAEDAADLHASPPRAPIIFNAPERNGDNSPSRASIEDKLADDSMDGNLNVGENVSCASNPSDVPRRASGILPWSKSPKVQRKSKLDNDADLHVSPPCAPVIFNAPEQNEDDSPSRVSIEDKLAHDSVDGNLSVGENVFRASNPSDVPRRATGKLPWSKSPKIQHESKLDNDDMNLQLHNLDREDPLLGEDLTCLYNLSDGPSKEGDTSPSSSSLAVNHPNHLNGLGNENSNGISEGSVQKLDILGAPDKECGKHSWYTMSHDKTAEDTYMKKPHNLTTTEIEDGDADGEHEETCGAFSDAVTSEPGDISKNCGVDGLDFFDALNPQIPEIANDIQPLESGKVEISCSKQENYDEVSSMTKFEEKDSIVPSELLYASASTGSITSQHLESLIKEAILSDETEHKIDKSDVTDETASLAALAYKEDIDDLHSSLDQKRFSEESVCLIGHSSQNDLETDLPDGLVESKFEIQIADSPDSNSFVHDASNYHHPESEVLDTLSDNKLSFDAENILESNTASSQSPLSLDTEQVSSQGKNVVDSTEDASSLQTISLEEGKDELKDDQLNEELLDNDVLSPLMEQMQPSSHVDRASDASSLSLLPNLPSQDAEPDVIAHSSNQDPQPLLTDNCAEERAESAIHEHDKMEVLDNGESKSEPLALLAQPQQVDSFDLEQSAESSSIASPTFSPRQPSFPELLSQSNQDSLTSFPIHHSDKKEDEIPCKEPDEEKLIDEGATKEELLPQFEEARLSNHADIVGAVSASSIPFMANVPCQTSVSNPLPLSSHNVNPFEHGNTMISTSPGFVLLPGEPQIDLAEMPPLPPLPPIQWRMGKLHSSPDLDEELTQHHIGANSSSLPPRTDQNDQPVNRNMALSAVATESTALSCGNSSRFIDPGDKHSINPHFPLPGQYHEVQQSSLHAMRGGETQPVNSISDVTSLDKPSTDALGSSEELIQPLSRVAPEFLSDEQGYDHLEQHMPVTDGIKPKAAPINTGLTDASESLCHEPSQPQFQPQSQHHPLHQLAPETSLNRSNLEETPTRLEKNVVAHGTIIPSYTENAKPDHSIPTTEAEIIWPAVEEGNANGIRMVKLQRPRTPLIDDLAVHDKSKLRKVTERVRPEIQKDDERDSLLEQIRKKSFNLKPTVATRPSIQGPQTNLRVAAILEKAKTIRQAFAGSDEEDDEDSWSDS, encoded by the exons ATGCCGTTGAATAGGTATCAGATAAGGAACGAGTACAGCTTGGCTGATCCAGAGCTGTATAAAGCTGCTGATAAAGATGATCCAGAAGCTCTACTTGAAGGCGTTGCTATGGCTGGCCTTGTCGGTGTTTTACGCCAGCTCGGTGACCTCGCCGA GTTTGCTGCTGAGATATTCCATGACTTACATGAAGAAGTGATGGCAACTGCTGCTAGGGGCCACAGTTTGACAGTCAGGGTCCAGCAGCTTGAAGCAGAATTTCCTTTGATTGAGAGGGAATTCCTCTCACAGACCAATCACTCTTCCTTCTTCTATAATGCTG GTACTGATTGGCATCCTAATCCGCGAATCGGCCAAAATATGGTTACAAGTGGAGATTTGCCTCGATTTGTGATGGACTCGTATGAAGAATGCAGAGGTCCACCTCGCTTATTCCTTCTAGACAA GTTTGATGTTGCTGGAGCTGGAGCATGTCTGAAACGTTATACTGACCCTTCATCTTTTAAAGTGGAGACATCCTCTTATTCATTCACAACTTCAGATGTTCAGAGGGAAAAGAAAACTCGCAAGTCAAAG AAGAGAGGCTCGCGCTGGAGGAATGGGGAGACACCTGAGGTGTTGCCTACATCACATGCCAA ACTCCATCAGCTTTTCTTGGAGGAACGCATTGAAAATGGTATAAATGTTCCTGCACATCGCGTGAAACTGAAAAGAAAGCTGAATGGATTTCCATTTGACCCGAAAACTGGAAAGAGCTATATGAACAAGTTCTTGGAGGCTACTTCGCCAGAGCATAGAGTAGTCCATGAAATTGGTATCGATTCATCACCTTTGAGATTGACATCAACTGATGCTTATGAAACTTCGATGGACACTGAAGATATTAGACCACCGAGTCCTGATAAAGAGGTGATGCGGAGGAACAAGAGTGCATCTTCATCTCCTTCTCCACCACAAAGTGAAGAGAGCAATGCTCTAAAGCCATGCTTAGATGAAGTCGTTGAGGATCTCTACCACGATCAAATTCGAGCAATTTCCAGACCAAACGATACTTTGCAATCAACTGATTTATTGCCATCTACTCATAGCATGGTTGATGAAAAGGAAATAGCAATGGATGGAGAAAGCCGAACAGAAGGAAGTGTTGGTTATGAGTCTGATGATGTTGCAAGTGAAATAGATAATTATGTAGATGCCCTAACCACAATGGAGTCAGAATTAGAAACAGACTCCGAGCAGAGAGCCAAAAAGGATTTGCACTTCTTGAACAGCAAAAATCAAGTGTTACTTCTGTCTTCTAGCAGTGAGAAGCTTCAAACTCAATCTTCAGATTCTCACTCAATGGGGAACTCTACATTATCTGATGATGGGAATAGTTATTCTAAGAAGGAAATATCTAGTTTTTCTTGTTCTGATTCCCCTAGCACTTCTGTTGAAAGTGTCCTTTTGGAGAGCGAAATTTCTAGTAAGGAAGCAAAGACATCTGACATTTCATATGATCGGCAATCTGTTAATGAGGAGACTCAATTGCCCCAGCCTCCAGAACATGGTGATTATGATAAAAGATGCATTATGGTAGCTAGGGAACACAGTGGCAGTTGCGACTCTG TTGCAGGGATGAGAGCTGAAACAAGTGAAAAGTTTGTCGCCCATGGCAAGAGTGAAAATCCTTTAACTAGCATTGCAGAAGATGCAGCAGATTTGCATGCCAGTCCACCCCGTGCTCCTATTATCTTTAATGCGCCAGAACGGAATGGAGATAATTCACCATCTAGAGCATCCATTGAAGACAAGCTAGCAGATGATTCAATGGATGGAAATTTGAATGTAGGTGAGAATGTGTCTTGTGCATCAAATCCTTCTGATGTTCCTCGCCGCGCCAGCGGTATCTTGCCGTGGTCAAAATCTCCTAAAGTCCAGCGCAAAAGCAAGTTAGATAATGATGCAGATTTGCATGTCAGTCCACCCTGTGCTCCTGTTATCTTCAATGCACCAGAACAGAACGAAGATGATTCACCATCTAGAGTATCCATTGAAGACAAGCTAGCACATGATTCGGTTGATGGAAATTTGAGTGTAGGTGAGAATGTGTTTCGTGCATCAAATCCTTCTGATGTTCCTCGCCGCGCCACCGGTAAGTTGCCATGGTCAAAATCTCCTAAAATCCAGCATGAAAGCAAGTTAGATAATGATGATATGAATCTG CAGTTGCACAATTTGGACCGTGAGGATCCATTATTGGGTGAAGATTTAACCTGCTTATATAATCTTTCTGACGGTCCATCAAAAGAAGGTGACACCTCACCTTCATCTTCATCATTGGCTGTAAACCATCCAAATCATCTAAATGGTTTAGGCAATGAGAATTCAAATGGTATTTCTGAGGGTTCAGTTCAAAAGCTGGATATATTGGGTGCTCCTGACAAAGAATGTGGCAAACACTCATGGTATACCATGTCTCATGATAAAACTGCTGAAGATACATACATGAAAAAGCCACATAACCTGACCACCACAGAGATTGAAGATGGTGATGCAGATGGAGAGCATGAAGAGACGTGTGGGGCATTCAGTGATGCAGTTACGTCTGAGCCGGGAGACATCAGTAAGAACTGTGGAGTAGATGGCCTCGATTTTTTTGATGCGCTCAACCCTCAGATTCCAGAAATTGCAAATGATATTCAGCCACTTGAATCTGGAAAAGTGGAGATTTCATGTTCTAAGCAGGAAAATTATGACGAAGTTTCAAGTATGACGAAATTTGAGGAAAAAGATAGTATTGTCCCCAGTGAGCTTTTGTATGCAAGTGCATCTACTGGTTCAATTACCTCTCAACATCTCGAATCATTGATCAAAGAAGCAATACTCTCAGATGAGACAGAACATAAGATAGATAAATCTGATGTCACAGATGAGACTGCTTCTCTTGCTGCATTGGcgtataaagaagatattgatgATCTACACTCATCTTTAGATCAGAAAAGGTTTTCAGAAGAATCTGTTTGCTTAATTGGACATTCCAGCCAGAATGACTTGGAAACTGATCTACCTGATGGCCTTGTAGAATCAAAGTTCGAGATACAGATAGCTGATTCCCCAGATTCTAATTCCTTCGTGCATGATGCATCCAACTATCATCATCCCGAGTCGGAGGTTCTTGACACTCTTTCGGACAACAAACTTTCTTTTGATGCTGAAAACATTTTGGAATCAAACACTGCTTCCAGTCAGTCACCATTAAGCTTGGATACTGAACAAGTATCCTCCCAAGGGAAGAATGTTGTTGATTCCACTGAAGATGCTTCATCATTGCAAACTATTTCTCTTGAAGAAGGAAAGGATGAATTAAAAGATGATCAACTCAATGAGGAATTACTGGACAATGATGTATTATCACCTCTCATGGAGCAGATGCAGCCTTCAAGTCATGTTGACCGAGCATCAGATGCTTCTTCCCTATCTTTGTTGCCAAACCTTCCAAGTCAAGATGCAGAGCCAGATGTTATAGCCCACAGCAGCAATCAAGATCCTCAACCCTTGCTAACTGATAACTGTGCAGAAGAGAGGGCTGAGTCAGCAATCCACGAGCATGATAAAATGGAGGTGCTGGATAATGGTGAGTCGAAGTCAGAGCCATTAGCTCTGTTAGCCCAGCCACAACAGGTGGATTCATTTGACCTTGAACAATCTGCTGAATCTTCTTCAATTGCTTCACCAACATTTAGTCCCCGTCAACCTTCATTTCCAGAGCTTTTATCACAGAGCAATCAAGACAGTTTGACATCTTTTCCAATCCACCACTCTGACAAAAAAGAGGACGAGATACCATGTAAAGAACCAGACGAAGAGAAATTGATAGATGAAGGTGCTACTAAAGAGGAGCTGTTACCTCAGTTTGAAGAGGCACGCCTCTCCAATCATGCTGATATAGTTGGAGCCGTCAGTGCTTCTTCTATACCATTTATGGCAAATGTTCCTTGTCAAACTTCAGTTTCAAATCCCTTACCTCTTAGCAGCCATAATGTCAATCCTTTTGAACACGGGAATACAATGATTTCTACCTCTCCTGGCTTTGTCCTGCTTCCTGGTGAACCCCAGATTGATCTGGCGGAAATGCCCCCATTGCCTCCTCTTCCTCCAATTCAATGGAGGATGGGAAAATTACATTCTTCCCCTGATTTGGATGAGGAGCTAACACAGCATCATATAGGCGCCAATTCATCAAGTCTGCCACCTAGGACTGATCAGAATGATCAACCTGTCAATCGAAACATGGCACTGTCAGCTGTAGCTACAGAGAGTACAGCTCTCAGTTGTGGAAACAGTAGTAGGTTTATTGATCCAGGTGATAAACACTCCATAAACCCTCACTTCCCATTGCCAGGTCAATATCATGAGGTGCAGCAGTCTAGTTTGCATGCCATGAGAGGAGGGGAAACACAGCCTGTTAATTCTATCTCAGATGTAACTTCTCTGGATAAACCTTCTACCGATGCTTTGGGTTCAAGTGAAGAACTTATCCAACCACTGAGTAGAGTTGCTCCAGAATTTCTTTCAGACGAACAAGGCTATGATCATTTGGAACAACATATGCCAGTAACTGATGGAATAAAACCAAAAGCAGCTCCTATAAATACAGGGCTTACAGATGCTTCTGAGTCATTATGCCATGAACCATCTCAGCCCCAGTTCCAGCCCCAGTCCCAGCATCATCCCCTCCATCAGTTAGCACCAGAGACTAGCTTAAACAGATCCAATCTTGAAGAGACCCCCACAAGATTGGAGAAAAATGTGGTGGCTCACGGCACCATTATTCCATCATATACAGAAAATGCAAAGCCTGATCACAGTATTCCAACTACAGAGGCGGAAATTATTTGGCCAGCTGTCGAGGAAGGAAACGCTAATGGGATCCGCATGGTGAAACTACAAAGACCACGGACTCCATTAATTGACGATCTTGCTGTGCATGACAAAAGCAAA TTGAGAAAGGTGACAGAGCGGGTTAGGCCTGAAATACAGAAGGATGATGAAAGAGATTCTCTCTTGgaacaaataaggaaaaag TCATTCAATTTGAAACCTACAGTTGCAACAAGACCTAGTATTCAGGGTCCTCAAACTAATCTGAGAGTTGCTGCCATTTTGGAGAAAGCAAAAACAATTCGCCAG GCCTTTGCTGGAagtgatgaagaagatgatgaggatTCTTGGAGTGATTCATGA